A region of the Procambarus clarkii isolate CNS0578487 chromosome 29, FALCON_Pclarkii_2.0, whole genome shotgun sequence genome:
aatatgaaacaaccgtggacaacttcaagagaaaactagatagttttcaagaagtgccggaccaaccgggctatggtggatatgtgggcctacaAGCCCCTacaagccgctccaagcaacagcctgtttgaccaagctcttaagtcaagcctggccttgggtcgggcttggggagtagaacaaccagaaccccatcaagccggTAATTGATCTATCAACAGCATTAAAAAAAAGTAGGTTGTGTATATGAAAAGCTCTCCTTTCTGAACAGAACACTTCATTGTTTCCTTAAACAAGGGAACAACAGAGCTGGTCCCATGAAAGGAACTAGGCAGTttagggcaggtgtggtggtctTACAGTTTATCTACCAACATCATCTAAGGTACTAGTCTGTCACTCATCATCTAACATCAAGTTCTCTCTTCTTGTCGTCATGTTTAACTAAAATTCATATAAGCTTGTTTAGAAGAGGTCCCATTTTGTTTTGTCACTATCATATTCTGTGTTGAATCACAGCCTTGTACAGTTACCATCAAACTTTGTGGCATTCACAGTCATTTCAGAATTTGTAAACCATGGTGCTTTGTGCAAAGGCCTgttgagactagcatcttcacggctaAAATTCGTGCTATTTTGAATGCTCTTCATCAACTGCTTTGACAGCAACGTTTCTTTGTTATTGTGGTtgactcatggctctggagtcaatTAACCCCTATGCATCCTGTGGTGGTCAAAATCCAATATTTACCATTTCTTGTCTTCATCAGATAAGATAGTTGAGTTTTATGGGGTTTCCAGTCATATTGGTATTACCTTAAATAACTGCAGATGCTGCCACTTGGGAGGTTATCTGCACTTGTCCTAGTTCCCAAAAAGGCATTCCTTATTCAGATTTCTACCCAGTGATTCATTATGCAATCAGCAAACACTGACAGGATCATTGGTCAGGTGGTACTCGTAACAAACTTCATACTTAAAGGTAGCCTGTTCTCTTGGCTTTCCTCCTGCCATCATAATAGGCAGTTGGGAATTGGCTCTGGCCTGATTATGTATTGGCCATACATGCTTAACTCATGGCCACTTTTAATGGAATGTTGCCCAGCTCCTTATTGTCTGAACTGCATTGTCCCACTTAATTGTGCACCTCCTAGCATGTTCAGATTTTCAAGGCAATTGCATAATGCTTTCCTTATGTCCCTCGAGATTTATCCatcgatagaatccttggtgaatctaATACCTTTGATATCACTTGTCTTCCTTAGTATTTGTATTGGCATCCTAAGTGATATTTAATGCCTTTTGATTATCCAGCAACACTGATGGTTCTACATAGTCTCTTTGGTGTGGTGCCTTCTTGtgctaagtaattatcaaaagaagatgCCAAGCTGTACTTGTCCTAAGACCCATCTCCCAGTTGCTGCTACAAATAGTAAAAACTTAGTCATAGGCTTATTTGCAGGGGGTCTTGAGCTGCACTAGTTTGCTACCCTGAAGGTGTTCTTTTCTGCCATTTTAATATCAGAGCTCAAGTTTTGGAAGTCAAACCATAAGTTTGTGTCCTGATACAGATCTTAGATTTCCAACATGtgcttccagtgtgttgctactGGGAAAGCTCCCTTTCACATAATCATATTCTTTTTTGGGAAGGGCTCGGGAGTATTGAGATGGGGCTTCTTAGGATGCTTCCTGCAGCACAGGTCGAGCCCCAGTTGTGATCATAGTAGTTTTTAATTTTCTGAACAAACTCTTGCTTATATATTACCATAAAGTAATATAGCTCAGAAATCATGAGTTTGAATATGTATGAAAGCTCCTTGAGTGATACATTTAATTGCTCATGTTCCCACTCTTCTCTTCCTGCTTCACATGTACTTTATGGAATGTTCATGTGAGGTGGCTGGTCATGGAACCCTATTTGTGTAGGGTTCATTTGTAGATGGATGTTTGTAAAGACCCGTGTTGCACCAGTTTGGATTGCCAACCTGTCCTAACTACAGTACTTAGTTCCTGTTTCTGGGACCAGCAAGACCTTACAAGACCTTACCTAAGGGAGCAACGAAGTGGGATAGTTCAAAAAAGTACATTTGTAGAACTTCAGGTAATTGCTACACATTTATCGTTGATAAGCGTCAGTTTAAGAGATTAATAAATTTTTTGTGCATTAACTTCGTCTTACAATAATGTACTTTAACCGGGTTACTTTTTCCAGTTTTGTTTCACTTTGCATTTTCCTTTGTGTATAATGACAGGCATATTAAAATAATATTACTGTACAAGACTGAAATAATACAGTACACAGTAGTACTGTACAGCATCCAAATTTTTAAGATtgataaattaataacaaattagaTAAAATTAAATTTCTATCGATAGTATAACATCTATACAGTACAGGCACAATCACGATTGTTTCTCTGACTGTTGTACAGAAAAGATTTCATTGGTCTGCTGAGTAACACGGATGAAAGTGGTACGTTTAGGAAGTTCCTTCAGCTTACCAGCACCAGTGTATGTACATGCTGACCGTAAGCCTCCAAGGATATCCAAAATGGTAACGTTTACATCTCCCTTATATGGGATCTCTACAGATTTTCCTTCACTTGCCCTGTGGAAGAGAAAACCAAAAATTTAACTTATAGTAatcattattattttgtattatttatttCAACTAAATGATGTAATAAATTGTATACATGTATGGGGGTACTGTAATCATAAAAATAAAAGTTGTTAAAAATACATTCACTGTACAGAGGAAACCCACATGAATGAAACCAGTATATGATAGACTCCAGTTGAACTCAATTATTTTACATTAAAGTTTTAATGATGTGAAACTGAACTGTAAGTGAATAGTGAAACTGAGTAGTAAACTTGTCAATATGAGAGGCAGGAGTGACTGTTGTCAAGTACAGTATACACTAGGCTGAATGATTTATGAGTTAACTGGATGGATCCAATAATTAGTTGTGCTGCCACCTAGCGATGGGCAGCTACTACTGAAGGATGAACCACCTATCGGGTGGATTGTTTTTGGGTCTCATTTTTGTGTTGGGTTTATCTTGCTCATGTCAATTTTTGTTTCGCTTTCATCTTTCTGGTTGTAGTTTTTTATTTGAATGATCTTGCTCCCTACCTCTAGGGAAGTACTCTATCAAGAAATCTAGCAAATCAAGAAACTACGACCAGAAAGTGTGAAACAAACAAGAGCAATACTCCCTACCCTTTATATCTGTGAAACCTGTGTCCTTCCCTATGGTTAGTGGCACCACCTGCTTTGCACTTCAACCACACCCACTACTTTCTATAGATGATTTACGAGTGGTTATTTAATGCAGGGAACAAAGCAAAAGCTTCTGATAATCACAAATACAAGAATTCCTTATTTATCCTGTTGTtataaaatatgtgaaatgtcataCAAAGAACAGTTGTGCTTACTAGTTTTATTACAGTACTGAAACAAACCGTATTTTCTTACCTGTACTCAGCAACACCACCAGAATACTTCTGCATTGCTGTTGCACTGGACATGCCATAAAACTGCTTCATCTTCTTTCCATTACGTTCTATCATCTCTCctccagactggtcatggccagccaaCATCCCACCCATCATAACAAAATCTGCCCCTGCTCCAAAAGCCTTGGCTATATCTCCAGGACAAGTGCAACCACCATCCTGTAAATTGGAAAATGTGCAGTATTTTGTTAAATACAGTACATGTTTAAGACAaatattaaaattaatatataGATCAATACTGGTGTCTTGCAGAAATAGAATATAAATAATTCAGAAACACTATAGGCCCTAATATGCCCTATACTCCCCAGTACTGCACTTTCTAAGAGAAAGATTATATATAATTGGAGTCTCAAACAATTCCTTggcacactaccacactggttaACATTGTCATTGATTTTAAAGACAATATGCTTCAAATTAAGAGCCTCAGCTACTAGACTGCACTTTTGTTTTCAATTGATTTAATTTACTATGCATTCTGAGATTTTTAAGCCACTGTTGAGCCTGGCCACTAACTGGTTGGGTGATTACATCTCCAGCTATCTGTGAAACCTACATAATACAGTATTTAAATAACAGATCTTATATCCTATGTAAAGACAGTCCTCAACTTTTGAATGGGATGAATTCCAAAAAAAACATTCATAAGTTAGCCATTAATAAGTCGGAACCAGATTTTCCATAGGCACAAGGCTGTAAATAGGGAACGAGTTCCTGAATCACCAAAAATCAACATATATTACCTGTCTCCAAAATTTTGGTTTTATAAGAAAAATTGCTTTTTATTTAACTTGAATGACAATTGTTCTCTTTGATTTTATGTGTTTAGAAGAGGTATACTGTAATTAAAGAAGGAAGCAGTAAAAGAAAAGGGTCTTGTAAGGCACTGGGGAAGTACCAACACACCATCTTATCACCCATTACTGAGGCACTGTTCCTTGATAGATAATTGAAATAGTGCATTATATGAACTGTCTTTGTCATGTGTGCATCCCAGAATTCTTTGTATAATAGAATGCATTGTGTGCAGTACAATGCAGCCTTATACTGAGGCTGAGAATCCTAACATCATTGGCATTAGTGAAACATGGGGATGAGAAGACAATTGAAGAGGAATTACATCTTCCAGGGTACCATCTACCTTTCATAAAGGACAGAATAACAAGAGCAGGTGGTGTGAAGCTGTATGTAAAAAGAGGACCTGAATTCAACCAGCAGAGGAATTGAACATCATGGGCTCTAGAATCTGAATGGTGCAGGCTCAAAATGGTAGCAAACTAACTGAGAATATGGTACAGTAGAGAAGGTTACTGATCTGCCAAATGTGATAAATGTGCAGCTGAAACCCAATCCCTTAAAACCATAAGTAACCCCGAGACAATAGATTGGGTGAATTTAATGTTACAAGCAGAACAAATTCCATGACCTGgtacaggatttttttttttacagcatGTAATAGAGCCCTCCTGAGGTAATAGTATTCTAgatcttgtgctaacatcagaagaggcCATGACTGATTAAAACCAGGTAGGGAAAAAAGCTTGCCTCTTCATGTCATCGCAGAAAATGATCTATAATTATAAAATCCCATATAGGGGTTTTCTAGATTACCCTCAAGAAGACATCAAGGAATGAAAGTGGAATTGCAAAACATTCCCTGGATGGAGCTAATAGATCAAGAATGGAAGAATTGTGAGAAAATTTGAAATAAATGTCATCACTGAACTTGTTCAAAAATAGGTATGGTGCCaagaaggagaaagaaaaaaaacTAGGTGGATGACAggcagtaaaaaaaaaagagaaaaaaaagctTAACCTCTGGACAAAGGTGTCAATCTAAAAAGAATAACAAAGATTACCAGATATACAGAAGCAATAAATCCAGTTTATCAGAAAATCAGATCAACCAAAAGAATGTATAAATGAAAACCTTTCTTTTTATGCTTATATAAGAAGTAAGACTAAAAGATtcaaaagccccaggtgtggatggaattcaaTTTATAGTAATAAAGGAACTGTGTTTACCACTGAAATTCCTTTAAAGaaaatctctggaccaagggATAGATCACTTAGactggaaatatgcaaatgtcaccccTAATTTAAAAACAGACAGAAAGAGCTCGACTGAACACCATTGTCCAATCATCCTAACCTTGTATATCTGCatgctcatggagagaatcctaagggTAATTATTGGGTAATCCTTACACCAGTACCTATGGGTAATCCTAAAGGGTTTCATTCACAAAATCAGCAGGGATTTGTTAAAAATAAATCATGCCatacaaacctgctcacatttttgtTAATAGTAACCAGCTATGCAGACAAAAGGACTAGCAGTAGATGTAGTATACATAGACTTCtctaaagcttttgataaggtaTCACAtggactggcaaggaaattacattTATCCATAGTACTACGCTACCAATGTAGAgtactagaatggataaaacaatggttaaaacataaAAAGCAAAGGGTCATCCTAAATGGAAATGAacctgactggagaaatgtgataAGTTTGGCAGTGCAAGATCCTATCTTGTGGCCAATCCTTTTAGTCACTTACATCAATGacacagatgagaatattacaaacgacatcatcaaatttgcagatgactccAAGATCAATGGTAAAGTAAGAAGTGAAAATTATACTTAGGTCTTACAAAGTGATCTACACAAACTCCACAAATGGTGGCaatactggcaaatgctttttaatattgaaaatgtaagaccttgcatgtgggggctCAACAATTAACATCACAACTATCAAATTAACATCATCATCTTGCAACAGATTGATAAGGAAAAGGACCTTTGAGTCAGAACCCACCGGTCATTGAAAGTGGCACTTGTGGGAACTGCAGTTAAAATCTAACTAAACCATAGGAATAGTTAAACAATCCTTTAACCTCAAGGAAAAGAGTGTGGTTATTCAACTGCACAATTCTCTGGTGCGCCCTCATCTGGACTACTGTATCAAAGCATGGAGGCCTCATCTCCAGGTCATacctgctttggagaaagttcaacagcaGGTGACAAAGATCAACCCAGAACTAAATTGACTTTCATACCAGGAGAGGATAGCCACAGGACTATCaagactgcaaaccagacatgataggGCTGATCAcattaaaacttttaaaataatTACAAATTTGGGAGATGTCGATCAAGATAAGTTCtttaaaaggtcaaatgtaacacaTAAAAGGAACAatggcttcaagctcaacaagccacaatgcagaacagaaaacaggagataccTTTTCACCCATAAGGTTGTAAACTCATGGAACCTTCTATCTGCAAAAGCAGTAAGTGCCAAGaccatacagtactgtaatttaaaatccaacaaaacaaaaTCAGGAAAAATGGGGGAAGGGTGGACTTTGCCAAGCCATTGGCTTCCTGTTCCAGTTGAGGCCACTACAGAAATTGTGGCCCTCAGGAAAATTCAAAATGGGATTTTGAGTCCACTCGTAAGATCGGATGTTTTTAAGTTGGGGAGATCAAAAGAATTCTTGCAGGATTGCTACTTTTGCAACATCCTAGCTGAGTGGTGACATACATGGCAGAACAAGCATACATGAAACAATATTGGTGAATGGTTGCATGTGCATTTTTACTATGAATGAAGGGACGTAACATAAAAAAGGCAGAGAAGAAATTTAGGTGGAAAATGGATGAAACTAGTACTGCATATACATATCAGAAACTAGATAGGTAttaaatgtatatactgtacacatACAGATATGATATGTCCAGCAAGGCCATGGGCTGCATCAGCACACTCAATCACTGCTGATAACTGAGGGTATCCAACTCCAGCCTTCTTTCTTGTGGTGCAGACTGATCCTGGACCAATGCCCACCTTAATTACATCAGCCCCTGAGATAAGCAACTCTTCAACCATCTCTCCTGTTACCACATTACCTGCCTGAAGGAGAGAAAAATTATGGTACAGTATTACAAGAATAAGATGGCAGATCAATAATTACTTTTTTTGAATGAAAAGTCTTAGATACAAATCTGTTCAAGTACACTATACAGTATTTGAATTTAACCATGCCTGtgaattttaaatactgtacagtacaggacCAAATTTGCTCTTATGCACACATTGTACTCATCAG
Encoded here:
- the LOC123765068 gene encoding GMP reductase 2 isoform X1; amino-acid sequence: MPRIDNDIKLDFKDVLLRPKRSTLKSRSDVDLERTITFKNSKQTWKGVPIIAANMDTVGTFEMAKTLAKHKCFTTIHKHYSVAEWKEFGENNKSVLEYVAASSGISNSDWERLQEILGLFSEIKCICLDVANGYSEVFVEYVRKVRKNYPDHTILAGNVVTGEMVEELLISGADVIKVGIGPGSVCTTRKKAGVGYPQLSAVIECADAAHGLAGHIISDGGCTCPGDIAKAFGAGADFVMMGGMLAGHDQSGGEMIERNGKKMKQFYGMSSATAMQKYSGGVAEYRASEGKSVEIPYKGDVNVTILDILGGLRSACTYTGAGKLKELPKRTTFIRVTQQTNEIFSVQQSEKQS
- the LOC123765068 gene encoding GMP reductase 2 isoform X2 — protein: MDTVGTFEMAKTLAKHKCFTTIHKHYSVAEWKEFGENNKSVLEYVAASSGISNSDWERLQEILGLFSEIKCICLDVANGYSEVFVEYVRKVRKNYPDHTILAGNVVTGEMVEELLISGADVIKVGIGPGSVCTTRKKAGVGYPQLSAVIECADAAHGLAGHIISDGGCTCPGDIAKAFGAGADFVMMGGMLAGHDQSGGEMIERNGKKMKQFYGMSSATAMQKYSGGVAEYRASEGKSVEIPYKGDVNVTILDILGGLRSACTYTGAGKLKELPKRTTFIRVTQQTNEIFSVQQSEKQS